In the Streptomyces sp. cg36 genome, one interval contains:
- a CDS encoding tyrosinase family oxidase copper chaperone codes for MSDLTRRSMLSRTAAVAAAVAIAAPAGQAVATAAPAATAAPAGHEHHHGHQPFDEIYEGRRIEGRATAGTGHHDFGFAVFIDGRPLHIMPRAHGWISVINHYEVFDTPYDTVRAAVLALRGANLVTMA; via the coding sequence GTGTCTGACCTCACCCGTCGCTCCATGCTGTCCAGGACGGCGGCCGTCGCCGCCGCCGTCGCGATCGCCGCACCCGCGGGACAGGCCGTCGCCACCGCGGCGCCGGCCGCGACCGCCGCACCGGCCGGACACGAGCACCACCACGGCCACCAGCCGTTCGACGAGATCTACGAGGGCCGCCGCATCGAGGGCCGGGCCACCGCCGGGACCGGCCACCACGACTTCGGCTTCGCCGTCTTCATCGACGGCCGCCCGCTGCACATCATGCCGCGGGCCCACGGCTGGATCAGCGTCATCAACCACTACGAGGTGTTCGACACGCCGTACGACACCGTGCGGGCCGCAGTGCTCGCGCTGCGCGGCGCCAACCTCGTCACGATGGCCTGA
- a CDS encoding tyrosinase family protein, which produces MAVRKNQAKLTASERRAFVNALLELKRRGGYDTYVATHDRFVMSDLDDSERTGHVSPSFLPWHRKFLIQFEQDLQAINPSVTVPYWDFTVDRSATSSLFGPAFLGGNGRELDGQVMDGPFAYSGGKWPIYHKADERPFLMRELGKHPRARQLPTAADVEAALAIPVYDEAPWNSLSTGGFRNTIEGWANNNTGPHNAVHRWIGGHMNTGMSPNDPVFWLLHCFIDKLWADWQRRHPGSGYLPVRPVRDIVALDQPMKPWIEQGERITPADLLDHQRFYTYE; this is translated from the coding sequence ATGGCAGTCCGTAAGAACCAGGCCAAGCTCACCGCGTCCGAGCGACGGGCGTTCGTCAACGCCCTGCTGGAGCTCAAGCGGCGCGGCGGCTACGACACCTATGTCGCCACCCACGACCGGTTCGTGATGAGCGACCTCGACGACAGTGAGCGCACGGGGCACGTCTCCCCGTCGTTCCTGCCCTGGCACCGCAAGTTCCTGATCCAGTTCGAGCAGGACCTCCAGGCCATCAACCCCTCGGTGACGGTCCCCTACTGGGACTTCACCGTCGACCGCTCGGCCACCTCCTCGCTGTTCGGCCCGGCCTTCCTCGGAGGCAACGGCCGCGAGCTGGACGGCCAGGTCATGGACGGCCCGTTCGCCTACAGCGGCGGAAAGTGGCCGATCTACCACAAGGCGGACGAACGTCCGTTCCTGATGCGCGAGCTGGGCAAGCACCCGCGCGCCCGCCAGCTGCCCACGGCCGCCGACGTCGAGGCCGCGCTCGCCATCCCGGTGTACGACGAGGCCCCCTGGAACTCGCTGTCCACGGGCGGCTTCCGCAACACCATCGAGGGGTGGGCCAACAACAACACCGGCCCGCACAACGCCGTGCACCGCTGGATCGGCGGACACATGAACACCGGTATGTCACCGAATGACCCGGTGTTCTGGTTGCTCCACTGCTTCATCGACAAGCTGTGGGCCGACTGGCAGCGCCGTCACCCCGGTTCGGGCTACCTCCCCGTGCGGCCGGTGCGGGACATCGTCGCCCTGGACCAGCCGATGAAGCCGTGGATCGAGCAGGGTGAGAGGATCACCCCCGCCGACCTGCTCGACCACCAGCGCTTCTACACCTACGAGTAG
- a CDS encoding M4 family metallopeptidase — protein sequence MRTPHIRSLAIALAVTTAATVTAGGVGTAFATSATTGTSSVASATAVKSVVDAARAAAFAHAAATGVSKDDTLTATDALIDPDGKQHVRFTRAHQGLPVLGGDLVVHLDAKSKYLDVTRASRHEVAVAAKTPKLTAEQAKAKAASVAKGDAGTAELVVDARAGRTTLAYQIKVSNSKTTEAGGVRTVVIDAATGAVLTDIPAADTFISPRLKAKLRQGGQKAAPLAGASSSAGAAATGGKPFNSPKTAGIPAVGTGSSIFVGKVQLNTLKTGSSSYLLKDGTRGNTETRDAGGRELEQFSQGKAFTSTNNTWGNGAVTNRQSAAVDAQYGVVSTLDFYKKVLGRNGIKNDGAGAHAMVHFGSNVGNAFWYSECGCMLYGDGDGDTFTKPLVVLDVTGHELTHGVVDATANLQPTRVDAQGNQFGEAGSLNESLADIFGSNVEFQTNNPANPPNYLVGEKLGLAQTFLRRLDKPSLDELEGTVDYWSPASYDTEVHAGSGVSSHAYYLLAEGSGKKTINGVNYDSPTYDGSTVAGIGRDKATQIFYRALTRYMVSTTDFHDARTATLKAASDLYGATSTEYKTVDKAWAAVNVTAANTPKR from the coding sequence GTGCGTACACCCCACATACGCAGCCTGGCGATCGCGCTGGCCGTCACCACGGCCGCGACCGTCACGGCAGGCGGCGTCGGCACCGCCTTCGCGACGTCCGCCACCACGGGTACGTCCTCCGTCGCCTCCGCCACCGCCGTCAAGTCCGTGGTCGACGCCGCGCGCGCCGCCGCCTTCGCGCACGCCGCCGCCACCGGTGTCTCCAAGGACGACACCCTGACGGCCACCGACGCGCTGATCGACCCCGACGGCAAGCAGCACGTCCGCTTCACCCGCGCCCACCAGGGCCTGCCGGTCCTCGGCGGCGACCTGGTCGTGCACCTGGACGCCAAGTCGAAGTACCTGGACGTCACCCGCGCCTCCCGCCACGAGGTCGCCGTCGCCGCCAAGACCCCGAAGCTCACCGCCGAGCAGGCCAAGGCGAAGGCCGCCTCCGTGGCGAAGGGCGACGCCGGTACGGCGGAGCTGGTCGTCGACGCGCGCGCCGGCCGCACCACGCTCGCCTACCAGATCAAGGTGAGCAACAGCAAGACCACCGAGGCGGGCGGCGTCCGCACGGTCGTCATCGACGCCGCCACCGGCGCCGTCCTCACCGACATCCCCGCCGCGGACACGTTCATCTCGCCGCGCCTCAAGGCCAAGCTGCGCCAGGGCGGGCAGAAGGCCGCCCCCCTCGCGGGCGCCTCCTCCTCCGCCGGCGCGGCGGCGACCGGCGGCAAGCCGTTCAACTCCCCGAAGACCGCGGGCATCCCGGCCGTCGGCACGGGCTCGTCGATCTTCGTCGGCAAGGTGCAGCTGAACACACTGAAGACCGGCTCCTCCTCGTACCTGCTCAAGGACGGCACGCGCGGCAACACCGAGACGCGTGACGCGGGCGGTCGCGAGCTGGAGCAGTTCTCCCAGGGCAAGGCGTTCACCAGCACCAACAACACCTGGGGCAACGGCGCCGTCACCAACCGCCAGTCGGCGGCCGTGGACGCCCAGTACGGCGTCGTCAGCACCCTCGACTTCTACAAGAAGGTCCTGGGCCGCAACGGCATCAAGAACGACGGCGCCGGCGCCCACGCGATGGTGCACTTCGGCTCCAACGTGGGCAACGCCTTCTGGTACTCCGAGTGCGGCTGCATGCTCTACGGCGACGGTGACGGCGACACCTTCACCAAGCCGCTGGTCGTGCTCGACGTCACGGGCCACGAGCTCACCCACGGCGTCGTCGACGCCACGGCCAACCTGCAGCCCACCCGGGTCGACGCGCAGGGCAACCAGTTCGGTGAGGCGGGTTCGCTCAACGAGTCGCTGGCCGACATCTTCGGCAGCAACGTCGAGTTCCAGACCAACAACCCGGCCAACCCGCCGAACTACCTGGTGGGCGAGAAGCTGGGCCTGGCCCAGACCTTCCTGCGCCGGCTGGACAAGCCGTCCCTCGACGAGCTCGAGGGCACGGTCGACTACTGGTCCCCGGCGTCGTACGACACCGAGGTGCACGCCGGTTCCGGCGTCTCCTCGCACGCGTACTACCTGCTCGCCGAGGGCAGCGGCAAGAAGACGATCAACGGGGTCAACTACGACTCCCCGACCTACGACGGTTCCACCGTCGCCGGCATCGGCCGGGACAAGGCGACGCAGATCTTCTACCGCGCCCTGACCCGCTACATGGTCTCCACCACCGACTTCCACGACGCCCGCACGGCGACGCTGAAGGCGGCCTCGGACCTGTACGGCGCGACCAGCACCGAGTACAAGACGGTGGACAAGGCATGGGCCGCCGTCAACGTCACCGCGGCGAACACGCCGAAGCGCTGA
- a CDS encoding M4 family metallopeptidase, translating into MQSQPTRGHTPPGRAGGRAALAAAALAAALTATGVSAAAPAAADSPALGSGTGIFDGRVPLTTTRTASTYLLQDPTRGNTDTVDGQTHAILTDADNVWGNGLPTNRQSAAVDAQFTGVTVWDYFKSSFNRLGVRNDGKGVRSVVHYGSNYPDVFWSDDCGCVNYGDGAGNAHPMTELDIGAHEITHGVTSATAGLGYSGESGALNESTSDVFATMVEFQANIPADVPDYFIGEKADLHGDGTPLRYLDRPSRDGASADYWSPSLPSLDPHYASGVGNHFFFLLAEGSGPRVINGISYDSPTVNGAVLTGIGRTKAAAIWYRALTQYLTANATYHTARAATLAAARDLYGTSRTEYAAVAAAWTAVNVTGPTPG; encoded by the coding sequence ATGCAGAGTCAGCCCACCCGCGGACACACCCCGCCCGGCCGGGCGGGCGGCCGGGCCGCGCTCGCGGCGGCGGCGCTCGCCGCGGCGCTCACCGCGACCGGGGTGAGCGCGGCGGCACCGGCCGCCGCCGACTCCCCCGCGCTCGGCAGTGGCACCGGGATCTTCGACGGCAGGGTCCCGCTCACCACCACCCGCACGGCCAGTACGTATCTCCTCCAGGACCCGACGCGCGGCAACACCGACACCGTCGACGGACAGACCCACGCCATCCTCACCGACGCCGACAACGTCTGGGGCAACGGGCTCCCCACCAACCGTCAATCGGCGGCGGTGGACGCCCAGTTCACGGGTGTGACGGTCTGGGACTACTTCAAGTCCTCGTTCAACAGGCTGGGCGTGCGCAACGACGGGAAGGGCGTGCGCAGTGTCGTGCACTACGGCTCCAACTACCCCGACGTCTTCTGGAGCGACGACTGCGGCTGTGTCAACTACGGCGACGGCGCGGGCAACGCCCACCCCATGACCGAACTCGACATCGGCGCGCACGAGATCACCCATGGAGTCACCTCGGCCACCGCCGGGCTCGGCTACAGCGGCGAGTCCGGCGCGCTCAACGAGTCCACCTCGGACGTCTTCGCCACCATGGTGGAGTTCCAGGCGAACATCCCCGCCGACGTGCCGGACTACTTCATCGGCGAGAAGGCCGACCTCCACGGCGACGGCACCCCGCTGCGCTATCTGGACCGCCCCTCGCGCGACGGCGCCTCCGCCGACTACTGGTCACCTTCGCTGCCCAGTCTGGACCCGCACTACGCCTCGGGCGTCGGCAACCACTTCTTCTTCCTGCTCGCCGAGGGCAGCGGCCCCCGGGTCATCAACGGCATCTCCTACGACAGCCCCACGGTCAACGGCGCCGTGCTCACCGGCATCGGCCGCACCAAGGCGGCGGCGATCTGGTACCGGGCCCTGACCCAGTACCTGACGGCCAACGCCACCTACCACACCGCCCGCGCCGCCACCCTGGCCGCCGCCCGCGACCTGTACGGGACGAGCCGGACCGAGTACGCGGCGGTGGCCGCCGCCTGGACGGCCGTCAACGTGACGGGCCCTACGCCCGGCTGA
- a CDS encoding MFS transporter — MDSVTTGRGASGRGAPGRKITTEVPARLDRLPWSRWHWMIVIGLGTVWILDGLEVTVVGNIASRLSEDGSGLAITDAQITGLGAALYVAGACAGALFFGWLTDRHGRKKLFLVTLAVYLAATAMTALSFSAWWFFLFRFFTGFGIGGEYAAINSAIDELIPSKYRGRVDLIINGSYWLGAMGGALLSVLALDTDIFPKDLGWRLTFALGVVLGLVILLVRRHVPESPRWMFIHGHEEGAEELVDDVERQVQEERGEPLPAAGRAITIEQRESVGFLEIARTLFRTYPKRAVLGFALFIGQAFLYNAITFGFGSILVKFFDVSSGSTGYFFAVIAFGNFLGPLLLGRLFDTVGRKIMIASTYLLSGVLLFLTAWLFSQGWLTATTMTVCWCVVLFFASAGASSAYLTVSEIFPMETRAMAIAFFYAIGTAAGGISGPLVFSDLTSSGVVDDAVLAFCVGAALMTVAGVVSAFFAVDAEGKSLEDIAVPLSVSRA, encoded by the coding sequence ATGGACAGTGTGACGACGGGCCGGGGAGCCTCCGGCCGAGGGGCGCCGGGCCGGAAGATCACCACCGAAGTGCCGGCGCGGCTGGACCGGCTGCCGTGGTCGCGCTGGCACTGGATGATCGTCATCGGTCTGGGCACGGTGTGGATCCTCGACGGCCTCGAAGTCACCGTCGTCGGCAACATCGCCAGCCGCCTCTCCGAGGACGGCAGCGGTCTGGCGATCACCGACGCGCAGATCACCGGGCTCGGCGCGGCCCTCTATGTGGCCGGTGCCTGCGCGGGCGCGCTGTTCTTCGGCTGGCTCACCGACCGCCACGGCCGCAAGAAGCTGTTCCTGGTCACCCTCGCGGTCTATCTCGCGGCGACCGCGATGACCGCGCTCTCCTTCTCCGCCTGGTGGTTCTTCCTCTTCCGGTTCTTCACCGGCTTCGGCATCGGCGGCGAGTACGCGGCGATCAACTCCGCCATCGACGAGCTGATCCCCAGCAAGTACCGGGGCCGCGTCGACCTCATCATCAACGGCAGCTACTGGCTGGGTGCCATGGGCGGCGCGTTGCTCTCCGTCCTCGCGCTGGACACCGACATCTTCCCGAAGGACCTGGGCTGGCGGCTCACGTTCGCGCTCGGCGTGGTGCTCGGCCTGGTCATCCTGCTGGTGCGGCGGCACGTGCCGGAGAGCCCGCGGTGGATGTTCATCCACGGGCACGAGGAGGGCGCCGAGGAGCTGGTGGACGACGTGGAGCGGCAGGTCCAGGAGGAGAGGGGCGAGCCGCTGCCGGCGGCCGGGCGGGCCATCACCATCGAGCAGCGCGAGAGCGTCGGGTTCCTGGAGATCGCCCGGACGCTGTTCCGCACCTACCCCAAGCGCGCGGTGCTCGGCTTCGCCCTCTTCATCGGGCAGGCGTTCCTCTACAACGCCATCACCTTCGGGTTCGGCTCGATCCTGGTGAAGTTCTTCGACGTCTCCAGCGGCTCCACCGGGTACTTCTTCGCGGTCATCGCGTTCGGCAACTTCCTGGGCCCGCTGCTGCTCGGCCGCCTCTTCGACACCGTCGGACGCAAGATCATGATCGCCAGTACGTATCTGCTCTCCGGGGTGCTGCTCTTCCTCACCGCCTGGCTCTTCTCCCAGGGGTGGCTGACCGCGACCACGATGACGGTGTGCTGGTGCGTGGTGCTCTTCTTCGCCTCGGCGGGGGCCAGCTCCGCTTATCTGACGGTGAGTGAGATCTTCCCGATGGAGACCCGGGCGATGGCGATCGCGTTCTTCTACGCGATCGGCACAGCGGCCGGAGGCATCTCCGGCCCGCTGGTCTTCTCCGACCTCACGTCGAGCGGCGTCGTCGACGACGCGGTGCTGGCCTTCTGCGTCGGCGCCGCGCTGATGACGGTGGCCGGGGTGGTGTCGGCGTTCTTCGCCGTCGACGCCGAGGGCAAGTCCCTGGAGGACATCGCCGTGCCGCTGTCGGTCAGCCGGGCGTAG
- a CDS encoding DUF6528 family protein, translating into MPLSSVPLPAPAPRRTLLRAAVAGGLTALTAGAAHAAGRSAPAAPAARAAAPPPLARLPETWILACDQATQSVLLLDATSAYWRSGGADDSARAADLQSLWSWTPVDDATLDDLDPVRTWRNVSEAKARPTAHGPLLLTCASGGLVAAVRREGEAVYWATALPAVSNPHSVELLPDGNIAVAASTGGFVRLYAASRGERATAYASFDLPGAHGLLWDAGDGLLWALGSALLVGLAVEGSPANPGLRAVRTVALPDSGGHDLARAVGPGAPLWVSTSAHVRLFAPGSGTFTAFGDADGVDRPSVKSVSQHPVSGQILTVSPEPGAPCTWCTSRIRFHGPGGEEELRGSSLYKARWWSADAS; encoded by the coding sequence GTGCCCCTCTCCTCCGTACCGCTCCCTGCCCCCGCTCCCCGCCGGACCCTGCTGCGGGCGGCCGTGGCGGGCGGCCTGACCGCGCTGACGGCGGGCGCGGCCCACGCGGCCGGGCGGTCCGCACCCGCCGCGCCCGCCGCACGCGCGGCGGCCCCGCCGCCGCTCGCCCGGCTGCCGGAGACCTGGATCCTCGCCTGCGACCAGGCGACCCAGTCGGTGCTGCTGCTCGACGCGACCAGCGCCTACTGGCGCTCGGGGGGCGCCGACGACTCCGCCCGCGCCGCCGATCTGCAGTCGCTGTGGTCCTGGACGCCCGTCGACGACGCCACGCTCGACGACCTGGACCCGGTGCGGACCTGGCGGAACGTCAGCGAGGCCAAGGCGCGGCCCACCGCCCACGGCCCGCTGCTGCTCACCTGCGCCTCCGGCGGCCTGGTCGCGGCGGTGCGCCGCGAGGGCGAGGCGGTGTACTGGGCGACGGCGCTGCCCGCCGTCTCCAACCCGCACAGCGTCGAGCTGCTGCCGGACGGCAACATCGCGGTGGCGGCGAGCACCGGCGGTTTCGTCCGGCTCTACGCCGCCTCGCGGGGCGAACGCGCCACCGCGTACGCCTCCTTCGACCTGCCGGGTGCGCACGGGCTGCTGTGGGACGCGGGCGACGGCCTGCTGTGGGCGCTCGGCAGCGCGCTCCTGGTGGGTCTGGCGGTGGAGGGGAGCCCCGCGAACCCCGGGCTCAGGGCCGTGCGCACGGTGGCGCTGCCCGACTCCGGGGGCCACGACCTGGCGCGCGCGGTGGGCCCGGGCGCGCCCCTGTGGGTGTCGACCAGCGCCCATGTGCGCCTCTTCGCCCCGGGCAGCGGGACGTTCACCGCGTTCGGGGACGCGGACGGGGTCGACCGGCCCTCGGTCAAGAGCGTCAGCCAGCACCCGGTGAGCGGGCAGATCCTGACGGTCAGTCCGGAGCCGGGCGCGCCCTGCACCTGGTGCACCTCGCGGATCCGCTTCCACGGTCCGGGCGGCGAGGAGGAGTTGCGGGGATCGAGTCTGTACAAGGCGCGCTGGTGGAGCGCCGACGCGTCCTGA
- a CDS encoding carbohydrate-binding protein has protein sequence MNRHTPAAARTALAAALLVAAGALGTAHSAGAATPPTAAPGAAPAPDAPHRGTVRAGAAAHDPGRDRAVEALREGRAARHRAPAAPTHNWWGIFPQPGTHDGITATHSVDPAYHVAGSDNFTYAPTTKAQNSCMEVVTAYWNSGNELWAWDWCTPNGGPAKILPIDADFRAKYTKDVDGRPAFSVQLVKDTGSGNRWSSYLYNYRTAQWELLYRQSGTDQSDLDHGWDIFEIYATVNPATGTGYYCSEAKNTVFDSSAIQLRKNGVWKPARPADSPWTETNPSGRDFLCPALKFLQAGANDHWTVRQ, from the coding sequence GTGAACAGACACACACCCGCCGCCGCGAGAACCGCCCTCGCCGCCGCGCTGCTCGTCGCCGCGGGCGCGCTCGGCACCGCGCACAGCGCCGGAGCCGCCACCCCGCCCACCGCGGCCCCCGGCGCCGCCCCCGCGCCGGACGCCCCGCACCGCGGCACGGTCCGCGCGGGCGCCGCCGCCCACGACCCGGGCCGCGACCGGGCCGTCGAGGCGCTCCGCGAGGGCCGCGCCGCCCGGCACCGGGCACCCGCCGCCCCCACCCACAACTGGTGGGGGATATTCCCGCAGCCCGGCACCCACGACGGCATCACCGCCACCCACAGCGTCGACCCCGCCTACCACGTGGCCGGCTCCGACAACTTCACCTACGCACCCACCACCAAGGCGCAGAACTCCTGCATGGAGGTGGTCACCGCGTACTGGAACAGCGGCAACGAACTGTGGGCCTGGGACTGGTGCACCCCCAACGGCGGACCCGCCAAGATCCTCCCGATCGACGCCGACTTCCGCGCCAAGTACACCAAGGACGTCGACGGACGGCCCGCGTTCAGCGTCCAGCTGGTGAAGGACACCGGCTCCGGCAACCGCTGGTCCTCGTACCTGTACAACTACCGCACCGCGCAGTGGGAACTGCTCTACCGCCAGTCCGGCACCGACCAGAGCGACCTGGACCACGGCTGGGACATCTTCGAGATATACGCCACCGTCAACCCGGCCACCGGCACGGGCTACTACTGCTCCGAGGCGAAGAACACCGTCTTCGACAGCAGCGCCATCCAGCTGCGCAAGAACGGCGTCTGGAAGCCCGCGCGGCCCGCCGACTCGCCGTGGACCGAGACCAACCCGTCCGGGCGCGACTTCCTCTGCCCCGCCCTGAAGTTCCTCCAGGCGGGCGCCAACGACCACTGGACCGTACGGCAGTGA
- a CDS encoding SsgA family sporulation/cell division regulator has protein sequence MEEICVPLYVELLHEGGDAMTPVEAVMTYDSDDPLAVSVDFVCGNGTHTTWTMGRDLVAEGLTSRRPVGLGDVRVWHCGDGGLRIRLDSDEGSADLLAGREDVADFLSRTYRLVPVGSELGGYDVDKVVTLLLAGTPSTAPPCRRCGGECPCPDHGAC, from the coding sequence ATGGAAGAGATCTGCGTACCGCTGTATGTGGAGCTGTTGCACGAGGGGGGTGATGCCATGACCCCGGTGGAAGCCGTGATGACCTACGACTCCGACGATCCGCTGGCGGTCTCCGTGGACTTCGTCTGCGGCAACGGCACCCACACCACCTGGACGATGGGCCGGGACCTGGTGGCCGAGGGACTCACCTCACGGCGCCCGGTGGGCCTCGGTGACGTACGTGTGTGGCACTGCGGCGACGGGGGGCTGCGGATCCGGCTGGATTCGGACGAAGGGAGCGCGGACCTGCTCGCCGGGCGCGAGGACGTGGCCGACTTCCTTTCCCGTACGTACCGGCTCGTACCGGTGGGCAGTGAGTTAGGCGGTTACGACGTGGACAAGGTCGTCACGCTGCTCCTGGCGGGCACGCCGTCGACGGCCCCGCCCTGTCGCCGGTGCGGCGGGGAGTGTCCCTGCCCTGACCACGGCGCCTGTTAG
- a CDS encoding carbohydrate-binding protein, producing the protein MKRLRALLCGAASAALAAAGLSAFVAGQASGAAAAPDALSSRWYAAAPYLMPLDNNPPDAAAIMDATGLKAFQLAFVLAPNGGGCSPTWGGTAPVSSDTAVAGIISSIRARGGDVSVSIGGYGGTKLGQSCSDAASAAAAYQQVITKYQLKAIDFDLEEPEYENSAAIAHEIGAARILQQSNPGLYVSVTTAGTADGTGWFGKQMLNEAKAQGFVPNNFSIMPFDGGFNGASAQTSALTNFNAILQSTFGWSAATAYAHEGFSGMNGRSDTGEYFRQADFQTVLDYATSHGMDRFTFWSLNRDRQCSPPDNNGTTSGTCSSVAQDDWDFAKYSVRFAGVTPPTNPPTTPPTSPPGSCQVAAWSATAVYTAGNEVSHAGHKWKAKWWTQNEEPGTTGQWGVWQDEGSC; encoded by the coding sequence ATGAAGCGTCTTCGCGCCCTCCTCTGCGGCGCCGCCTCCGCCGCGCTGGCCGCGGCCGGCCTCTCCGCCTTCGTCGCCGGGCAGGCGTCCGGGGCCGCCGCCGCCCCGGACGCGCTCAGCAGCCGCTGGTACGCCGCCGCGCCCTATCTGATGCCGCTCGACAACAACCCGCCCGACGCCGCCGCCATCATGGACGCCACCGGCCTCAAGGCGTTCCAGCTCGCGTTCGTGCTCGCCCCCAACGGCGGTGGTTGCAGCCCCACTTGGGGTGGTACGGCACCCGTCTCCTCCGACACGGCCGTCGCCGGGATCATCTCCTCCATCCGCGCCAGGGGCGGTGACGTCTCCGTCTCCATCGGCGGCTACGGCGGCACCAAGCTCGGCCAGAGCTGCTCCGACGCGGCGAGCGCCGCCGCCGCGTACCAGCAGGTGATCACCAAGTACCAGCTGAAGGCGATCGACTTCGACCTGGAGGAGCCGGAGTACGAGAACAGCGCCGCGATCGCGCACGAGATCGGCGCCGCCAGGATCCTCCAGCAGAGCAACCCCGGGCTGTACGTCTCGGTGACCACGGCCGGGACTGCCGACGGCACCGGCTGGTTCGGCAAGCAGATGCTGAACGAGGCCAAGGCCCAGGGGTTCGTGCCCAACAACTTCTCGATCATGCCGTTCGACGGCGGATTCAACGGCGCGTCCGCCCAGACGAGCGCCCTCACGAACTTCAATGCCATCCTCCAGTCCACCTTCGGCTGGAGCGCCGCCACCGCCTACGCCCACGAGGGCTTCTCGGGGATGAACGGCCGCAGTGACACCGGCGAGTACTTCCGCCAGGCCGATTTCCAGACGGTCCTGGACTACGCCACCTCCCACGGCATGGACCGCTTCACCTTCTGGTCGCTCAACCGCGACCGCCAGTGCTCGCCGCCCGACAACAACGGCACCACCTCCGGCACGTGCAGCAGCGTGGCCCAGGACGACTGGGACTTCGCCAAGTACTCGGTCCGCTTCGCCGGGGTCACGCCCCCCACCAACCCGCCGACCACGCCGCCCACTTCACCGCCCGGCAGCTGCCAGGTGGCGGCCTGGAGCGCGACGGCCGTGTACACGGCGGGCAACGAGGTCTCCCACGCCGGGCACAAGTGGAAGGCCAAGTGGTGGACCCAGAACGAGGAGCCCGGCACCACCGGGCAGTGGGGCGTCTGGCAGGACGAGGGGAGCTGCTGA
- a CDS encoding cupin domain-containing protein, giving the protein MRDWVGELGLEPHAEGGYFRRIYTSAHTLSLPRGPRPAATSIHYLLTRDAPRGRLHRNQSDILHFLIDGGPLEYVTLAPDGTLDRVRLGPDDERFLLVPGGHWKASHLVDGAAHGLVAEVVTPGFDHADHEFATERDLRGFPDANDALRPFLSARPTR; this is encoded by the coding sequence ATGCGGGACTGGGTCGGCGAGCTCGGACTCGAACCCCACGCGGAGGGCGGGTACTTCCGCCGGATCTACACCAGCGCACACACCCTGTCGCTGCCCCGGGGCCCCAGACCCGCCGCCACCTCGATCCACTATCTGCTCACCCGGGACGCGCCGCGCGGCCGTCTGCACCGCAACCAGAGCGACATCCTGCACTTCCTCATCGACGGCGGGCCGCTCGAATACGTGACGCTCGCCCCGGACGGCACCCTGGACCGCGTCCGGCTGGGCCCGGACGACGAGCGGTTCCTCCTCGTCCCCGGCGGCCACTGGAAGGCGTCCCACCTGGTCGACGGCGCCGCACACGGCCTCGTCGCCGAAGTGGTCACCCCCGGCTTCGACCACGCGGACCACGAGTTCGCGACGGAGCGGGACCTGCGTGGATTTCCGGACGCAAACGACGCGCTCCGGCCATTCCTGTCCGCCCGCCCCACACGGTGA
- a CDS encoding GntR family transcriptional regulator — MPGTHGHSLPPVPRYLEIAHDLKSTIESGTSEPGHRLPAERILAEHYGSNRQTIRQALDVLRQEGLISTEKRGSFIRGDRPGEAHARLLQAPPEAQFPLGALSPRAGIAAATKLVWEAPPPTYAGRLGLRPGARTLVHYYTASAGDRVIQHAVSYLAPGLIGQIPLLARYERTLSHHTHSDLRRLYAWAADAGLSLEHNEQLIMAPGDDRSEGVPQLEIHREVRDQHHRTVEITLLTFPHAEQGPVYHFTSPARDVRPPL; from the coding sequence ATGCCCGGCACACATGGTCATTCCCTGCCCCCCGTTCCCCGCTATCTGGAGATCGCCCACGACCTCAAGTCCACGATAGAGTCCGGCACTTCGGAGCCCGGACACCGGCTGCCCGCCGAGCGGATCCTCGCCGAGCACTACGGCAGCAACCGCCAGACGATCCGCCAGGCCCTGGACGTCCTGCGCCAGGAGGGCCTCATCAGCACCGAGAAGCGCGGCTCGTTCATCCGCGGCGACCGCCCCGGCGAGGCCCACGCCCGCCTCCTCCAGGCGCCGCCGGAGGCCCAGTTCCCGCTCGGGGCGCTGAGCCCCCGCGCGGGCATCGCCGCCGCAACGAAGCTCGTCTGGGAGGCCCCTCCTCCCACGTACGCGGGCCGCCTCGGACTGCGGCCGGGAGCGCGCACCCTCGTCCACTACTACACGGCCTCGGCCGGCGACCGGGTGATCCAGCACGCGGTCAGCTATCTCGCCCCCGGCCTCATCGGCCAGATCCCCCTCCTCGCCCGCTACGAGCGCACGCTGTCCCACCACACCCACAGCGATCTGCGCCGGCTCTACGCCTGGGCGGCCGACGCGGGGCTCAGCCTGGAGCACAACGAACAGCTGATCATGGCCCCCGGCGACGACCGGTCGGAGGGCGTGCCCCAGCTGGAGATCCACCGCGAGGTGCGCGACCAGCACCACCGCACCGTGGAGATCACCCTGCTCACCTTCCCGCACGCCGAACAAGGACCCGTCTATCACTTCACCTCCCCGGCCAGGGACGTGCGCCCTCCGCTTTAG